In Sulfitobacter albidus, the following proteins share a genomic window:
- a CDS encoding LysE family translocator — protein sequence MISLQFLLTALVVVIAPGTGVIYTLALGLGRGRRAALWAALGCTFGIVPHLAAATLGLAAVLHTSALLFTAVKWAGVAYLLYLAWSSLRAGGALNVSAAQTRQPGWVIARRGALINILNPKLSIFFLALLPPFLSGNPATATAEMALLGAVFMAMTFGVFVAYGVFAAAARRWLLGSERAMAWLSRSFAAIFAALAGRLALERA from the coding sequence ATGATCTCCCTTCAATTCCTGCTCACCGCTCTTGTCGTCGTCATCGCGCCGGGCACCGGCGTCATCTACACGCTGGCGCTTGGCCTCGGACGCGGCAGGCGCGCCGCACTCTGGGCCGCCCTTGGCTGCACCTTCGGGATCGTGCCGCACCTCGCCGCCGCCACGCTGGGGCTGGCCGCCGTGCTGCACACCTCGGCACTGCTGTTCACAGCCGTAAAATGGGCCGGCGTCGCCTACCTGCTGTATCTCGCATGGAGCAGCCTGCGCGCGGGCGGCGCGCTCAACGTTTCGGCGGCGCAGACGCGCCAGCCCGGTTGGGTGATCGCCCGGCGCGGCGCGCTCATCAACATCCTCAACCCGAAACTGTCGATCTTCTTTCTCGCGCTGCTGCCGCCTTTCCTGTCGGGCAATCCGGCCACCGCCACGGCGGAAATGGCCCTGCTGGGCGCGGTGTTCATGGCGATGACGTTCGGCGTGTTCGTGGCCTACGGCGTCTTTGCCGCCGCCGCGCGCCGGTGGCTTTTGGGGTCCGAGCGGGCGATGGCGTGGCTCTCGCGCTCCTTTGCGGCGATCTTCGCCGCACTCGCGGGCCGGTTGGCGCTGGAGCGTGCCTGA
- a CDS encoding DUF3429 domain-containing protein, producing the protein MHPIPRAPLILGLAGLIPFVWGAATVLSDSLAQQGLAWFGPRFIGPYVQLFYGAVILSFMSGVLWGFATKAEGARAATGYALSVIPALWAFLMTGDGPTSASLNLMIGFAGLLLLDFAFWQWGLAPRWWLSLRVLLTVIVLACLAVTAFL; encoded by the coding sequence ATGCACCCCATCCCCCGCGCCCCGCTGATCCTTGGCCTCGCCGGCCTCATCCCCTTTGTCTGGGGCGCCGCCACCGTGCTCTCCGACAGCCTCGCGCAACAGGGGCTTGCATGGTTCGGCCCCCGCTTCATCGGCCCCTATGTGCAGCTGTTCTACGGCGCGGTGATCCTGTCGTTCATGTCCGGCGTGCTGTGGGGGTTCGCAACCAAGGCCGAGGGCGCCCGCGCGGCCACCGGCTACGCCCTGTCGGTCATCCCCGCGCTCTGGGCGTTCCTGATGACGGGCGACGGCCCGACCAGCGCCAGCCTGAACCTGATGATCGGCTTTGCCGGCCTGCTGCTGCTGGATTTTGCGTTCTGGCAATGGGGCCTCGCCCCGCGCTGGTGGCTGTCGCTGCGGGTCCTTCTGACGGTCATCGTACTCGCCTGCCTTGCGGTGACGGCCTTCCTATGA
- a CDS encoding class I SAM-dependent methyltransferase, which translates to MSHDDETLRVYATRTADYAKFAQIEDPHLATFIARLKPGAQVLDLGCGPGHAAAAMADAGLHPAATDAVAEMVALAARHPGVTARQMTFDQIAGEDLYDGIWANFSLLHAARADLPRHLSALHRALRPGGAFHIGMKTGTGTQRDAIGRRYTYVTEAELRGLLADAGFTVTAATTGRDKGLDGTYADWITLAAYG; encoded by the coding sequence ATGAGCCACGATGACGAAACCCTGCGCGTCTACGCCACCCGCACCGCCGACTACGCCAAATTCGCGCAGATCGAGGATCCGCATCTCGCCACGTTCATCGCGCGGCTGAAACCGGGCGCGCAGGTGCTCGACCTCGGCTGCGGCCCGGGCCACGCCGCCGCCGCCATGGCAGATGCGGGTCTGCACCCCGCCGCCACCGACGCCGTGGCCGAAATGGTCGCCCTCGCCGCCCGGCATCCGGGTGTGACGGCGCGGCAGATGACGTTCGACCAAATCGCCGGAGAAGACCTCTACGACGGGATCTGGGCCAACTTCAGCCTGCTGCACGCGGCGCGCGCCGACCTGCCCCGCCACCTGAGCGCGCTGCACCGTGCCCTGCGCCCCGGCGGCGCCTTCCACATCGGCATGAAGACCGGCACCGGCACGCAGCGCGACGCCATCGGCCGCCGCTACACCTACGTCACCGAGGCGGAACTGCGCGGCCTGCTCGCGGACGCAGGCTTTACCGTGACCGCCGCCACCACCGGGCGCGATAAAGGGCTGGACGGCACCTATGCCGATTGGATAACCCTCGCGGCATATGGCTAA
- the rnhA gene encoding ribonuclease HI: protein MAKLYAYTDGACSGNPGPGGWGALMIARDGDTVVKERELKGGEAATTNNRMELMAAISALEALARDTEITIVTDSNYVKNGITGWIFGWKKNGWKNAAKKPVKNAELWQRLDAANARHRVTWEWVKGHAGHPENERADALARAGMAPFKK, encoded by the coding sequence ATGGCTAAACTCTACGCATACACCGACGGCGCCTGCAGCGGAAACCCCGGCCCCGGTGGCTGGGGCGCCCTGATGATCGCCCGCGACGGCGACACAGTCGTCAAGGAACGCGAACTCAAGGGCGGCGAAGCGGCGACCACCAACAACCGTATGGAGCTCATGGCCGCCATCTCGGCGCTCGAAGCGCTCGCCCGCGATACCGAAATCACCATCGTCACCGACAGCAACTACGTCAAAAACGGGATCACCGGCTGGATCTTCGGCTGGAAGAAAAACGGCTGGAAAAACGCAGCCAAAAAACCCGTCAAGAATGCCGAGCTCTGGCAGCGCCTCGACGCCGCCAACGCGCGCCACCGCGTGACGTGGGAATGGGTCAAGGGCCACGCAGGCCACCCCGAGAACGAGCGCGCCGATGCGCTGGCCCGCGCGGGTATGGCGCCGTTCAAGAAATGA
- a CDS encoding trimeric intracellular cation channel family protein has product MTLLCVLDYASVLVFAITGALVASRAQLDLVGFAFIACLTAVGGGTIRDVLLDRNPIFWIAAPGYIATACAAALTIFLTAHLIESRLRTLVWLDSIALAIAVAAGAGVAIGLGHSIPIIILMGMITGCMGGLMRDVVVGEVPLVLKQGELYVTAAFAGAATAATLATLALPSPLLIGATVTWALRAGSLAFGWHLPVYKSRPPRAKR; this is encoded by the coding sequence ATGACCCTGCTCTGCGTGCTCGATTACGCCTCGGTCCTCGTCTTTGCGATCACCGGTGCACTGGTGGCCTCCCGCGCGCAGCTTGATCTGGTGGGCTTTGCCTTCATCGCCTGCCTAACGGCGGTGGGCGGCGGCACGATCCGCGACGTGCTGCTCGACCGCAACCCGATCTTCTGGATCGCCGCCCCGGGCTACATCGCCACCGCCTGCGCCGCCGCGCTCACGATCTTTCTGACGGCCCACCTGATCGAAAGCCGCCTGCGCACCCTCGTCTGGCTCGACAGCATCGCGCTTGCCATCGCCGTGGCCGCAGGGGCGGGTGTCGCCATCGGCCTTGGTCACTCCATCCCCATCATCATCCTGATGGGCATGATTACCGGCTGCATGGGCGGGCTGATGCGCGACGTGGTCGTGGGCGAAGTCCCTCTCGTGCTCAAACAGGGCGAGCTCTACGTCACCGCCGCCTTCGCGGGTGCTGCCACGGCTGCCACACTCGCAACGCTCGCCCTCCCCTCCCCGCTTCTGATCGGCGCGACCGTCACCTGGGCCTTGCGCGCAGGCTCGCTCGCCTTCGGCTGGCATCTGCCCGTCTACAAAAGCCGCCCACCGCGCGCAAAACGCTAG
- the def gene encoding peptide deformylase, with protein MSVRPILRWPDKRLRTACTPIAEVTDEIRAIWDDMIDTMDAMPGVGLGAPQIGVLQALAVVDTSEARNKRIRLANPEIIDASAILNAHEEASPCLPGVSATVKRPRGVRVRFMEESGETVERDFVGLDATSVQHQIDHLAGRMYFDRLSKVKRDMLLRRAKKAGG; from the coding sequence ATGAGCGTGCGGCCCATCCTGCGCTGGCCGGACAAGCGGTTGCGCACGGCCTGCACGCCCATCGCCGAGGTGACGGACGAGATCCGCGCGATCTGGGACGATATGATCGATACGATGGATGCGATGCCCGGCGTGGGCCTTGGCGCGCCGCAGATCGGCGTGCTGCAGGCGCTGGCCGTGGTGGATACCTCTGAGGCGCGCAACAAGCGGATCCGGCTGGCGAACCCGGAGATCATTGATGCCTCGGCCATCCTGAACGCCCATGAGGAGGCAAGCCCGTGTCTGCCCGGCGTGTCGGCCACGGTGAAGCGGCCGCGCGGTGTGCGGGTGCGGTTCATGGAGGAGAGCGGCGAGACGGTGGAGCGCGACTTTGTCGGCCTTGACGCCACGAGCGTGCAGCACCAGATCGACCATCTGGCCGGGCGGATGTATTTTGACCGCTTGAGCAAGGTCAAACGCGACATGCTCTTGCGGCGCGCAAAAAAGGCGGGCGGCTGA
- the def gene encoding peptide deformylase, with translation MSVLEIRRWPDPVLRETCVPVAAVSPEIETLARDMLETMYAAPGRGLAAPQVGHLHRMFVMDVGWKEGKPDPLVCINPMLTEVGEESAVGPEGCLSIPGVSADVRRATEVQMVWTGLNGARYVQRFTGFAAVCAQHELDHLDGVVTFDHLDADTRAALEAEFVA, from the coding sequence ATGAGCGTGCTGGAGATCCGCCGCTGGCCTGACCCGGTGCTGCGGGAGACCTGCGTGCCGGTCGCGGCGGTCTCGCCCGAGATCGAGACGCTGGCGCGCGATATGCTCGAGACGATGTATGCCGCTCCCGGCCGCGGTCTGGCCGCGCCGCAGGTGGGCCACCTGCACCGGATGTTCGTGATGGATGTCGGCTGGAAAGAGGGCAAGCCCGATCCGCTGGTCTGCATCAACCCGATGCTGACGGAAGTAGGCGAGGAAAGCGCGGTGGGCCCCGAGGGCTGTTTGAGCATTCCGGGCGTGAGCGCCGATGTGCGCCGCGCCACCGAGGTGCAGATGGTGTGGACCGGCTTGAACGGCGCGCGCTATGTGCAGCGCTTTACCGGGTTTGCCGCCGTTTGCGCGCAGCATGAGCTGGATCACCTCGACGGGGTGGTGACGTTTGACCATCTGGATGCCGACACCCGCGCCGCGCTCGAAGCGGAGTTTGTGGCATGA
- the def gene encoding peptide deformylase has protein sequence MKRPILYHPDPRLKKSCPPVQEITDDLRSLADDMLATMYDAPGVGLAAPQVGVLHRLVVLDCVKEEGEAPRPLVMFNPEITASSDALNTYEEGCLSLPEQFADVTRPAEVEVRWLDADGKEHREGMDGLWATCVQHEIDHLDGKLFIDHLKPLRRQMITRKMVKFKRELARG, from the coding sequence ATGAAACGCCCGATCCTTTATCACCCCGACCCGCGTCTGAAGAAATCCTGCCCGCCGGTGCAGGAGATCACGGATGATCTGCGCAGCCTTGCCGACGACATGCTGGCCACGATGTACGACGCCCCCGGTGTCGGGCTCGCCGCGCCGCAGGTGGGCGTGCTGCACCGTCTGGTCGTGCTTGACTGCGTCAAGGAAGAGGGCGAGGCGCCGCGCCCGCTGGTGATGTTCAACCCCGAGATCACAGCGTCGTCGGACGCGCTGAACACCTACGAGGAAGGCTGTCTGAGCCTGCCGGAGCAATTCGCGGACGTGACCCGCCCGGCGGAGGTTGAGGTGCGTTGGCTGGATGCCGACGGCAAGGAGCACCGCGAAGGGATGGACGGGCTGTGGGCGACCTGCGTGCAGCACGAGATCGACCATCTGGATGGCAAGCTGTTCATCGACCACCTCAAGCCGCTGCGCCGTCAGATGATCACCCGCAAGATGGTGAAGTTCAAACGTGAGCTGGCGCGCGGATGA
- a CDS encoding MalY/PatB family protein gives MSFDTPIDRRGTHCVKWDAMESLYGVPADTGISMWVADMDFKTAPVVQQAVQDMVDHGVYGYFGDDSKYRAAIQWWMRQRHGWDLDPAHIFTTHGLVNGTAMCVDAFTAPGDGVVLFTPVYHAFAKVINAAGRRVVECEMHQTDGRYTMDFDAYDAQMDGSETMVVLCSPHNPGGTVWTRDELQAVADFARRHDLVLVSDEIHHDLVMPGHTHIPMANIDGIADRLVMMTATTKTFNIAGSHSGNVIIADPDLRAKFGARMAALGLSPNSFGLFMATAAYSPEGAAWVDDLVGYLDGNRRLFDDAVNAIPGLKSMPLEATYLAWVDFDGTGMTREEFTNRVEQKAGIAANHGPTFGTGGESFLRFNIATPRARVEEACARLADAFGDLQ, from the coding sequence ATGAGTTTTGACACCCCGATCGACCGCCGCGGCACCCACTGCGTGAAATGGGACGCGATGGAAAGCCTGTATGGCGTGCCCGCCGATACCGGGATTTCCATGTGGGTGGCCGACATGGATTTCAAAACCGCCCCCGTGGTGCAACAGGCCGTGCAGGACATGGTCGATCACGGCGTCTATGGCTATTTTGGCGACGACAGCAAATACCGCGCCGCGATCCAGTGGTGGATGCGGCAGCGTCACGGCTGGGATCTCGATCCCGCGCATATCTTTACCACCCATGGCCTCGTGAACGGCACGGCCATGTGCGTCGATGCCTTCACCGCGCCGGGTGACGGTGTGGTGCTGTTCACCCCCGTCTATCACGCCTTTGCCAAGGTGATTAACGCCGCCGGGCGCCGCGTGGTCGAATGCGAGATGCACCAGACCGATGGCCGCTACACCATGGATTTCGACGCCTATGACGCGCAGATGGACGGCTCTGAGACGATGGTCGTGCTCTGCTCCCCGCACAATCCCGGCGGCACCGTCTGGACCCGCGACGAGCTGCAAGCCGTCGCCGATTTCGCCAGGCGTCACGATCTGGTGCTTGTCTCGGACGAGATCCACCACGATCTGGTGATGCCCGGCCACACCCACATCCCCATGGCCAATATCGACGGTATTGCCGACCGGCTGGTGATGATGACCGCCACGACCAAGACGTTCAACATCGCGGGCAGCCATTCCGGCAACGTCATCATCGCCGATCCGGACCTGCGCGCCAAATTCGGCGCGCGCATGGCCGCCCTTGGCCTGTCGCCCAACAGCTTTGGTCTGTTCATGGCGACCGCTGCCTATTCGCCGGAGGGCGCGGCATGGGTCGACGATCTTGTGGGCTATCTCGATGGCAACCGGCGCCTGTTCGACGATGCGGTCAACGCGATCCCGGGCCTGAAATCCATGCCGCTCGAGGCGACCTATCTCGCCTGGGTAGATTTTGACGGCACCGGAATGACCCGCGAGGAATTCACCAACCGGGTCGAGCAGAAGGCGGGAATTGCCGCCAACCACGGACCGACCTTCGGCACCGGCGGCGAAAGCTTCCTGCGGTTCAACATCGCCACACCGCGCGCGCGGGTCGAGGAAGCCTGCGCCCGTCTGGCAGACGCGTTCGGCGACCTGCAGTAA